A window of the Moorena sp. SIOASIH genome harbors these coding sequences:
- a CDS encoding glycosyltransferase, which produces MKANGLRKIEYPKIDPVPEGKHRPFWSVMIPTYNCANYLVETLESLLAKDPGPEHMQIEVVDDCSTKDNPEQVVREIGKGRVSFYRQPQNVGLTQNFNTCIRRSIGQVVHILHGDDKVAQGFYERLKLGFHTDDTVGAAFSRHHVINDHGHWLRTSELERQTPGILKNWIEHIALMQRIQFPAIAVKRKVYEAIGGFTPNLSHAADWEMWRRIAVHFPVWFEPKVLAHYRSHSSSHTSQLAMTGDNLKDIHKSIEIAREYLPKSIADPISDKAREYCAFSGINHARYFYDNGCFEVAVAQLHAALACHFSPQVVRASLLLLIKAYLKQLKFLQGSS; this is translated from the coding sequence ATGAAAGCAAACGGACTTAGGAAAATTGAATATCCAAAAATTGATCCTGTTCCAGAAGGCAAACATCGACCCTTTTGGTCTGTAATGATTCCTACTTACAACTGTGCCAATTATTTGGTTGAGACTCTAGAATCTCTATTGGCGAAGGATCCTGGACCTGAACATATGCAAATTGAGGTCGTAGATGACTGCTCTACCAAAGACAATCCTGAGCAGGTTGTAAGAGAAATTGGCAAGGGGAGAGTTTCCTTTTATCGCCAGCCTCAAAATGTGGGACTAACTCAAAATTTTAATACTTGTATTCGACGAAGTATCGGACAAGTAGTTCACATCTTACACGGTGACGATAAAGTTGCCCAAGGTTTCTATGAAAGACTCAAGTTGGGATTTCATACAGATGATACAGTAGGTGCTGCATTTAGCCGACATCATGTCATTAATGACCATGGACATTGGCTAAGAACATCTGAACTTGAACGTCAAACACCAGGGATTTTGAAAAATTGGATTGAGCATATAGCACTCATGCAAAGAATTCAGTTTCCAGCTATTGCTGTGAAACGAAAGGTTTACGAAGCTATAGGTGGTTTTACTCCTAATTTAAGTCACGCGGCAGATTGGGAAATGTGGAGACGTATTGCAGTTCATTTTCCAGTATGGTTCGAGCCGAAAGTACTAGCCCATTATCGTTCCCATAGCTCCTCTCATACATCTCAGCTGGCAATGACTGGTGATAATCTCAAAGATATCCATAAATCAATTGAAATTGCTAGGGAATATTTGCCTAAATCAATTGCTGATCCTATCTCAGATAAAGCTAGAGAGTATTGTGCTTTCTCTGGCATTAATCATGCTCGATACTTTTATGATAATGGATGTTTTGAAGTTGCAGTTGCTCAACTCCATGCAGCCTTAGCTTGTCATTTTTCACCGCAAGTTGTCAGAGCATCGCTTCTATTACTGATTAAAGCTTATCTCAAACAATTGAAATTCCTTCAAGGTAGTTCGTGA